A single window of Nicotiana sylvestris chromosome 5, ASM39365v2, whole genome shotgun sequence DNA harbors:
- the LOC104239850 gene encoding transcription factor MYB20-like, with protein MGRQPCCDKVGLKKGPWTAEEDKKLINFILNNGQCCWRAVPKLAGLLRCGKSCRLRWTNYLRPDLKRGLLSEYEEKMVIDLHAQLGNRWSKIASHLPGRTDNEIKNHWNTHIKKKLKKMGIDPVTHKPLSTITNDQITNIEQPENLPIQQEIISPSSVNDVSIEQSAITEIKLDDDDNNNNKNTGTSCINNNNNFDSTILEVNNNGFCTDEVPLIEPHEILVPSKSTPSTSSSSSSSSSSNIIEDLKFLPSFDDWPMENNMGFGWENDFSSTLDFLLNDDNDMNNVTYDHESWKFEQLL; from the exons atggggagacaaccatGTTGTGATAAAGTTGGATTGAAGAAAGGTCCATGGACAGCTGAAGAAGACAAGAAACTCATTAACTTCATTCTCAACAATGGCCAATGTTGTTGGAGAGCTGTTCCTAAACTTGCag GGCTTTTGAGGTGTGGAAAGAGTTGTAGACTAAGATGGACAAATTATCTGAGACCAGATTTAAAAAGAGGACTTTTATCAGAATATGAAGAAAAAATGGTTATTGATCTTCATGCTCAACTTGGCAACAG GTGGTCCAAGATTGCCTCTCATTTACCAGGTCGAACTGATAATGAAATAAAGAATCATTGGAATACACATATcaagaagaaattgaagaaaatgggGATTGATCCAGTTACTCACAAGCCACTCTCCACTATTACTAATGACCAAATTACAAACATAGAACAGCCAGAAAATCTTCCAATTCAACAAGAAATAATCTCACCTTCCTCAGTAAATGATGTATCAATTGAACAGTCTGCTATTACAGAGATCAAACTAGACGACgacgacaacaacaataacaagaacaCGGGGACAAGTTGcataaataataacaataacttTGACTCAACTATACTGGAAGTCAACAATAATGGCTTTTGTACTGATGAAGTTCCATTGATTGAACCCCATGAGATTTTAGTCCCATCTAAATCAACCCCATCaacatcatcatcttcttcttcatcttcatcatccaACATAATTGAAGATTTAAAGTTTTTGCCAAGTTTTGATGACTGGCCAATGGAAAATAACATGGGATTTGGATGGGAAAATGATTTCAGCAGCACATTGGATTTCTTGCTTAATGATGATAATGACATGAATAATGTCACATATGATCATGAATCTTGGAAGTTTGAGCAACTCTTGTGA
- the LOC104239853 gene encoding uncharacterized protein translates to MSSFRADRIWMYNRLVPSRKGVTSAFIEGVHEFVRFALMQHDFVSNGSIRCPCSRCQNISGFLEPHDVKAHLYRNGSDYYQWESHGEPFVPISRPQSSANTESEIGPDRTTVNPYRTMVLDAIGPSFNFESDGFDLDDEEEQPPNRNAQEFFDMLKASEEPLFNRCVNHSTLSAVCRLLNIKSEFNMSDNCYNQILLFLKEILPEDAKLPNDYYRTKQMVAKLGLGYEKIDVCETGCILYYKDNKDKINCPKCGKPRYKPKKGGNGRQKDVPYKVLCYFPITPRLQRLYMSSKTTEHMIRHRKSRREPGVMSHPSDGEAWKKFDQCHPDFAVEPRNIRLGLVADGFSPYGQMDHPYSCWPVIITPYNLPPGMCMSSPYMFLSLLIPGPKSPRKNIDLYLQPLIDELKQLWVDGAETYDSYKKQNFQMRAALMWTINDFPAYGMLSGWSTHGHLSCPCCMEKSKAFHLKDGRKASFFDCHRQCCKAFL, encoded by the coding sequence ATGAGTTCTTTTAGAGCTGATCGTATCTGGATGTATAATAGACTAGTGCCAAGTCGGAAAGGAGTAACTTCTGCCTTCATAGAAGGTGTGCACGAATTTGTAAGGTTTGCATTAATGCAACATGACTTCGTTTCTAATGGAAGTATAAGGTGTCCGTGTTCAAGATGTCAAAACATTAGTGGGTTTCTTGAACCTCATGATGTTAAAGCACATCTGTACAGGAACGGTTCTGACTATTATCAATGGGAATCACATGGGGAGCCTTTTGTACCAATTTCTAGGCCTCAATCTAGTGCTAATACAGAAAGTGAAATAGGTCCTGACAGAACAACAGTAAATCCGTATCGCACTATGGTCTTAGATGCAATTGGTCCTAGTTTCAACTTTGAAAGTGATGGATTTGATttggatgatgaagaagaacaACCTCCTAATCGAAATGCTCAAGAATTTTTTGATATGCTAAAAGCTTCAGAAGAGCCATTGTTTAATAGATGTGTTAATCATTCTACGCTGTCAGCGGTGTGCAGGTTGCTAAATATTAAGTCCGAGTTTAACATGAGTGACAATTGCTATAACCAAATTTTGCTATTTCTGAAGGAGATCTTACCCGAAGATGCTAAGTTACCTAATGATTACTATAGGACTAAACAAATGGTTGCCAAACTTGGGCTAGGATATGAAAAGATAGATGTATGCGAGACAGGTTGTATCCTATATTACAAGGATAACAAAGACAAAATAAATTGTCCAAAGTGTGGTAAACCACGCTATAAGCCTAAGAAAGGAGGCAATGGAAGGCAAAAAGATGTTCCATATAAAGTACTATGCTACTTTCCTATAACTCCGAGATTACAGAGGTTATATATGTCATCAAAGACCACTGAACATATGATACGACACCGAAAATCTCGTCGAGAACCTGGGGTAATGAGTCATCCAAGTGATGGAGAGGCATGGAAAAAGTTTGATCAATGCCATCCTGACTTTGCAGTTGAGCCTCGAAATATTAGGCTTGGACTTGTAGCTGATGGGTTTAGTCCTTATGGGCAGATGGACCATCCTTATTCTTGTTGGCCAGTAATCATCACACCATACAATCTTCCACCTGGAATGTGCATGAGTAGCCCGTATATGTTTTTAAGTCTTCTCATTCCTGGTCCAAAAAGCCCCAGAAAGAATATAGACTTATACTTACAACCTCTCATTGATGAATTGAAACAATTATGGGTTGACGGGGCTGAGACTTATGATTCTTATAAGAAACAAAATTTTCAAATGCGAGCTGCACTTATGTGGACTATCAATGACTTTCCAGCTTATGGAATGTTGTCTGGCTGGAGTACCCACGGTCATTTGTCATGCCCTTGTTGTATGGAAAAAAGTAAGGCATTTCATTTAAAAGATGGAAGAAAGGCTTCATTCtttgattgtcatcgtcaatGTTGTAAGGCATTTCTTTGA